The nucleotide window CAATGAAATTCGGACAGTCTGCGGTGCGATCACTCGTCTCATCATTTGCCAATACGTCATACCGAGAGATTCCGCTGCTTCCCATTGTCCTTTTGGAATGGCCAAAATCGAAGCTCGAATCGATTCAGATGCATAGGCACCCGTATTCAGCGAGAATGTAATAATCGCCGCTGTCCATGCATCAAGGGTAATCCCCACTTTCGGAAGCCCGAAGAATACGATAAACAATGTCACCAATAGTGGTGTTCCACGGAATACCCAGACATACGTACCGAAAATCCAGCGCAATACTTTGTAGTTCGAGATTCTCGCCAGTGCCGTTACGACTGCGATAACTAATGCGATGGCAAAGGCAATGAGCGATAGCGGAATGGTAACAAGAAGTCCTGCTTTTAAAATCGGCCAGATTGAGTTAAGTAAAATATCCATTTCTCTACTCATCCACTAACACTCCTTTCTATAGTTAAATCCACGTAAAAAAGGCCGTCGAAACGACCTTTCCATTAGTTGTTTGAAATAACATTTTCACCAAAATATTTTTCCGAAATTGCTTCGAATGTACCGTCTTCTGTACGTTCTTTAATAATTTCATTTAACTTCTCACGGAACTCATCGTTTTCTTTATTTAAAATTAATGCGATATCAGTTGAATTGATCGCACCGTCAAGCACTTTCAATTTCGTATCCGGCTGTTCCTGCAAGTATGTCAGGAATGTTACACGGTCATGGATTGTTCCATCTGCGCGGCCTTGTACAACAAGCTCGATTGAACTCATTAAATCATTTGTTGCGACTACTTCTGCACCAAGCGCTTCTGCATCGCGGGCAAAGTTACTTGTAATTGTTTGTGAAGATTTTTTGCCGTCCATGTCAGCCGGCTCTTTAATTTCTGTGTTATCTGTATGGACTGCAACTACCGCTTCTGATTTCATATATGGCGTTGAGAAGTCGTACTTTTCTTTACGCTCATCTGTAATCGATACGTTGTTAATAACGAAATCGTATTTATCTGTATCTAAACCTGCAATTAAAGAATCCCATTTTGTTTCAACATATTCTGCTTCAACACCAAGGTCTTTTGCGATTTGATCAGCAATTTCATATTCAAAGCCTGTTAACGCTCCTGATTCATCATGGAAGCTGAATGGAGGGAATGTTCCTTCAAGACCGATTTGAATTTTCCCGTCTGCCTGGATTTCCTCTAATTTATTTTTTGCTTCGCTT belongs to Solibacillus sp. FSL W7-1436 and includes:
- a CDS encoding transporter substrate-binding domain-containing protein gives rise to the protein MKKLLSIVTLSALVLAACGGDKSEENASEAKNKLEEIQADGKIQIGLEGTFPPFSFHDESGALTGFEYEIADQIAKDLGVEAEYVETKWDSLIAGLDTDKYDFVINNVSITDERKEKYDFSTPYMKSEAVVAVHTDNTEIKEPADMDGKKSSQTITSNFARDAEALGAEVVATNDLMSSIELVVQGRADGTIHDRVTFLTYLQEQPDTKLKVLDGAINSTDIALILNKENDEFREKLNEIIKERTEDGTFEAISEKYFGENVISNN
- a CDS encoding amino acid ABC transporter permease; amino-acid sequence: MSREMDILLNSIWPILKAGLLVTIPLSLIAFAIALVIAVVTALARISNYKVLRWIFGTYVWVFRGTPLLVTLFIVFFGLPKVGITLDAWTAAIITFSLNTGAYASESIRASILAIPKGQWEAAESLGMTYWQMMRRVIAPQTVRISLPSVANDFIDLVKGTSLVASITLADLFMVGQQITARTYEPLMIYSLCAVIYLIFISILMVIQSRLEKYASKYV